From the genome of Gemmatimonadaceae bacterium, one region includes:
- a CDS encoding FTR1 family protein, with amino-acid sequence MDRTLSAARTPHRLTRVGAPIGIAVAAVLVLALLVWQGVTSGGVPNPTAGHATAAVAVLDIGVLVFREGLESILVLSAITASMVDGQRTFRRPIAAGVGAGLVATLLTWSIVIAIVDNLTTSLPALDIQAATGLLAIVVLLVVMNWFFHKVYWTGWISLHTRKKRKLMDEADGIASRSGLLWGLGLLGFTSLYREGFEVVLFLQSYRLQMGGKIVLEGVLVGTAAAVLVALLTFVAHRRLPYKKMLVLTGTLLGLVLLVMVGEQVQEMQLAHWVSTTNISWLEGRIPDWMGLWFSVFPTVESLVAQLAAAALVIGSYFVARGRVRSKSAARTGDPVHSSSISSQSATLDRER; translated from the coding sequence ATGGATCGAACGCTTTCCGCGGCCCGGACGCCGCACCGCCTCACGCGCGTCGGCGCACCGATCGGCATCGCGGTGGCTGCGGTACTCGTGCTCGCCCTGCTCGTCTGGCAAGGCGTCACGAGCGGCGGAGTCCCCAACCCGACGGCCGGCCATGCCACGGCCGCGGTCGCCGTGCTCGACATTGGTGTGCTCGTCTTCCGCGAGGGGCTCGAGTCGATCCTCGTATTGTCGGCGATCACCGCCAGCATGGTGGACGGCCAGCGAACCTTCCGACGGCCCATCGCTGCCGGCGTCGGCGCCGGACTCGTGGCCACGCTGCTCACGTGGAGCATCGTGATCGCGATCGTCGACAACCTCACCACAAGTCTTCCCGCCCTCGACATCCAGGCGGCCACCGGGCTGCTCGCGATCGTCGTGCTGCTCGTGGTGATGAACTGGTTCTTCCACAAGGTCTACTGGACGGGTTGGATCTCGCTGCATACCCGCAAGAAGCGGAAGCTCATGGACGAGGCCGATGGAATCGCCTCGCGCAGCGGCTTGTTGTGGGGACTCGGGCTACTCGGCTTCACCTCGCTTTATCGCGAAGGATTCGAGGTCGTGCTGTTCCTGCAGAGCTACCGGCTTCAGATGGGTGGCAAGATCGTCCTCGAGGGCGTGCTCGTCGGCACCGCGGCGGCTGTGCTGGTGGCGCTGCTCACGTTCGTCGCGCACCGGCGTCTCCCGTACAAAAAGATGCTGGTGCTCACCGGTACGCTGCTGGGCTTGGTGCTGCTCGTGATGGTCGGCGAGCAGGTGCAGGAGATGCAGCTCGCGCACTGGGTGTCCACGACGAACATCTCGTGGCTCGAGGGCCGGATTCCCGATTGGATGGGACTCTGGTTCTCGGTCTTTCCAACCGTCGAGTCGCTGGTCGCACAGCTCGCCGCCGCGGCGCTCGTGATCGGGTCGTACTTCGTCGCGCGCGGCCGCGTGCGCTCGAAATCGGCGGCGCGTACTGGCGATCCGGTTCATTCCTCCTCAATATCCTCGCAGTCCGCGACGTTGGACCGGGAGCGCTGA
- a CDS encoding helix-turn-helix domain-containing GNAT family N-acetyltransferase, producing MHATAADSTRASSDTVNAVRRFNRFYTRRIHILDEAHLESDLPLATVRVLYELAHRDAVSAADLARELDLDAGYLSRLLADLGRRRLVTRQRAHDDARVSRIRLTARGRERYAVLDTRASDDIAALLAPLGGTPQRRLVAAMDAIQSILDDSQPDTARTPYLLRTHRPGDLGWMVWRHGVLYADEYGWDERFEALVARIASDFVAHFDQAHERCWIAERDGENVGSVMAVKHPERPGVAKLRLLLVEPSARGLGIGRRLVDECIRFSRQSGYHTLTLWTNSVLLSARRIYEAAGFRLVHEAPHNDFGEDLVGQTWELAL from the coding sequence GTGCATGCGACCGCCGCCGACTCGACCCGCGCCTCGTCCGACACCGTAAATGCTGTCCGCCGCTTCAACCGATTCTATACGCGCCGCATCCATATTCTCGATGAAGCGCACCTCGAGAGCGACCTGCCCCTCGCCACCGTCCGCGTCCTCTACGAGCTCGCCCACCGCGACGCCGTGAGCGCCGCCGACCTCGCCCGCGAGCTCGACCTCGATGCCGGCTACCTCTCCCGCCTCCTCGCCGACCTCGGCCGCCGCCGCCTCGTCACCCGCCAGCGCGCCCACGACGACGCCCGCGTGAGCCGCATCCGCCTAACGGCTCGCGGACGCGAGCGCTACGCCGTGCTCGACACCCGCGCCTCCGACGACATCGCCGCCCTCCTCGCACCCCTGGGCGGCACACCGCAACGGCGCCTCGTCGCCGCCATGGACGCCATCCAGTCCATCCTCGACGACAGCCAACCGGACACCGCCAGAACTCCGTACCTGCTCCGCACCCACCGACCCGGCGACCTCGGTTGGATGGTCTGGCGCCACGGCGTGCTCTACGCCGATGAATATGGCTGGGATGAGCGATTCGAAGCCCTCGTCGCCCGCATCGCGTCAGACTTCGTCGCGCACTTCGACCAGGCGCACGAACGGTGCTGGATCGCCGAACGCGACGGAGAGAACGTCGGGTCCGTCATGGCCGTCAAGCATCCCGAGCGGCCAGGGGTGGCCAAGCTCAGACTGCTCCTCGTCGAGCCGTCTGCCCGAGGACTCGGCATCGGCCGGCGACTGGTGGACGAATGCATTCGCTTCTCGCGGCAAAGCGGCTACCATACGCTCACGCTCTGGACCAACAGCGTCCTGCTTTCCGCGCGGCGCATCTACGAAGCAGCAGGATTTCGACTCGTGCATGAAGCGCCGCACAACGACTTCGGCGAGGATCTCGTCGGTCAAACATGGGAGTTGGCGCTCTGA
- a CDS encoding ABC transporter substrate-binding protein, with protein sequence MVCVSKQINEFMYAIGAEQHLVAVDLTSIYPPQIKKLPTVGYHRALSAEGIISMKPTLFLTDGNVGPSAVLEQLKQVGIPIAVMPPGNTLDSAQQLLVQLGDRFGRRQAADSVLAQWKAGMQDIWKDTAQYAGREKPRVLIIHFGQIANDYLALKAGGPADDMIRWAGGENAVDSVGGMMRLTPELIARIAPDIIVATDLGFDRYGSAAKFATMPGIALTPAGKSLRIYRITEQELLYFGPRTPGTVRQLRADFHA encoded by the coding sequence GTGGTCTGCGTCTCCAAGCAAATCAACGAGTTCATGTACGCCATCGGTGCGGAGCAGCACCTGGTGGCGGTGGATCTCACGTCGATTTATCCGCCGCAGATCAAGAAGCTTCCTACGGTGGGGTATCACCGGGCGTTGAGCGCGGAGGGCATCATCTCGATGAAGCCGACGTTGTTTCTGACCGACGGCAACGTTGGGCCGAGCGCCGTGCTGGAGCAGTTGAAGCAGGTCGGCATCCCGATCGCCGTGATGCCGCCCGGCAACACGCTCGACAGCGCGCAGCAGCTGCTGGTTCAGTTAGGCGACAGGTTCGGCCGGCGGCAGGCGGCGGACAGCGTGCTCGCGCAGTGGAAGGCCGGGATGCAGGACATCTGGAAGGACACGGCGCAATACGCCGGCAGGGAGAAGCCGCGCGTGCTGATCATTCATTTCGGGCAGATCGCGAACGATTACCTGGCGCTAAAGGCGGGCGGACCCGCTGACGACATGATCCGATGGGCGGGCGGCGAGAACGCGGTGGACTCGGTGGGCGGGATGATGCGCCTAACGCCGGAGCTGATCGCCAGGATCGCGCCCGACATCATCGTGGCGACCGACCTGGGGTTCGACCGGTACGGGAGCGCGGCCAAGTTCGCGACGATGCCCGGCATCGCGTTGACGCCGGCCGGAAAGTCGTTGCGCATCTACCGGATCACGGAGCAGGAGCTGTTGTACTTCGGGCCGCGGACGCCCGGGACGGTGCGGCAGTTGCGCGCGGATTTCCACGCCTGA
- a CDS encoding iron ABC transporter permease has protein sequence MLRRLSYRQTYLLLAALLIVLVIASAAIGAFSFTPAEMLRHLGVAAGWLPATSADALSRNVFLDLRLPRVLLAGLTGAVLGVSGTLMQGLFRNPIVEPGLAGTSAGAALGAALVFVFGGSTALSFTAPLGSIAVPVLAFIGAFAATMLVYRLSTSFGKVNVFTLLLAGIAVNAVCAAGTGFLSYVARDPQARNITFWNLGTFTTADWHGTMLVGVFFAVCFAWSLRYGKALNALMLGEDEAAFLGVDSRRLIFRLLVVNTIMVAVATAMVGVIAFVGLIVPHVLRILKSSDYTFLLPGSALLGAVLMELVDIVARIIIPPAELPIGIITAVIGAPIFLWILLRQQPQRGTGTSVESGAGAGFYG, from the coding sequence ATGCTGCGGCGTCTTTCGTACCGTCAGACGTATCTGCTGCTCGCCGCGCTGCTCATCGTTCTGGTTATCGCATCCGCGGCGATCGGCGCCTTCTCGTTCACGCCGGCGGAAATGCTCCGGCACCTCGGCGTGGCGGCCGGGTGGCTGCCGGCAACGAGCGCCGATGCGCTGAGCCGGAATGTGTTTCTCGACCTCCGCCTGCCGCGCGTGCTGCTCGCGGGGCTCACCGGCGCCGTGTTAGGCGTGTCCGGCACGCTGATGCAGGGCTTGTTCCGGAACCCGATTGTCGAGCCGGGACTGGCGGGCACCTCGGCCGGCGCTGCGTTAGGCGCGGCGCTCGTGTTCGTGTTCGGCGGCAGCACGGCGCTGTCTTTCACGGCGCCGCTGGGGTCGATCGCGGTGCCGGTGCTCGCGTTCATCGGCGCCTTCGCAGCGACGATGCTGGTGTACCGGCTGTCGACGTCGTTCGGCAAAGTGAACGTGTTCACGCTGCTCTTGGCCGGCATCGCGGTGAACGCCGTGTGCGCGGCCGGTACGGGGTTTCTCTCCTATGTGGCGCGCGACCCGCAAGCGCGCAACATCACCTTCTGGAATCTCGGCACGTTCACGACGGCCGACTGGCACGGCACGATGCTCGTGGGCGTGTTCTTCGCCGTTTGTTTCGCGTGGTCGCTGCGCTACGGCAAAGCGCTCAACGCGCTGATGTTGGGCGAAGACGAAGCAGCGTTCCTCGGCGTCGATTCGCGGAGGTTGATTTTCCGGCTGCTGGTCGTGAATACGATCATGGTGGCCGTCGCCACCGCCATGGTGGGTGTGATCGCGTTCGTGGGACTGATCGTGCCGCACGTCCTCCGCATCCTCAAGTCGAGCGACTACACGTTTCTCCTTCCCGGGTCGGCATTGTTAGGCGCGGTGCTCATGGAGCTGGTGGACATCGTCGCGCGTATCATCATCCCGCCGGCCGAGCTGCCGATCGGCATCATCACGGCGGTGATTGGTGCGCCGATTTTCCTGTGGATCCTGCTCCGCCAGCAGCCCCAGCGCGGCACGGGAACGAGTGTCGAGTCGGGCGCGGGCGCCGGATTCTATGGTTGA
- a CDS encoding arsinothricin resistance N-acetyltransferase ArsN1 family B, giving the protein MPHIRLATPDDGAAFAEIYRPAVVSSPISFEIEPPDAAEMSRRVSAALARFPWLAFDDGGVARGYAYAGTHRARPAYQWSAEVSAYVHEDARRRGVARALYTSLFALLRALGYANAYAGITLPNPASVGLHEALGFRPVGVFHRVGYKLGRWHDVGWWERPLGDLPARMDPPLAIGALAGTAMFVAALDAGERVLRS; this is encoded by the coding sequence ATGCCGCACATTCGACTAGCGACACCCGACGACGGCGCTGCCTTCGCCGAGATCTACCGGCCGGCGGTTGTCAGCAGTCCGATCTCCTTCGAGATCGAGCCGCCCGATGCCGCGGAAATGTCACGCCGCGTGAGCGCCGCACTCGCCCGGTTTCCGTGGCTCGCGTTCGACGACGGCGGCGTCGCAAGAGGCTATGCGTACGCGGGGACGCATCGCGCTCGTCCCGCCTATCAGTGGTCCGCCGAGGTGTCGGCGTATGTGCACGAAGACGCACGTCGACGCGGCGTGGCGCGCGCCTTGTACACGTCGCTGTTTGCCTTGCTTCGCGCACTCGGATATGCGAACGCATATGCCGGCATCACGCTGCCCAATCCGGCGAGCGTCGGTCTTCACGAAGCGCTCGGCTTTCGGCCCGTGGGTGTGTTTCACCGCGTCGGCTACAAGCTCGGACGCTGGCACGACGTCGGATGGTGGGAGCGCCCGCTCGGCGATCTTCCTGCACGCATGGATCCGCCGCTCGCGATAGGCGCTTTGGCGGGGACCGCGATGTTCGTCGCGGCTCTCGACGCTGGAGAGCGCGTACTGCGTTCATGA
- a CDS encoding SDR family NAD(P)-dependent oxidoreductase: MLTGDLRGRTVVVTGASSGLGRASAIALARRGATVVLAARSEERTNAVIDEIRRLDASADVQFLSLDLASFASIRAAAQRLLDSGRRIDVLMNNAGVAGTRGLTQEGFEITIGTNYIGPFYLTSLLLPRLLEAPQGRIVNVASVAHERVHAFDWSWLDRRTVGARSGFSMYAASKLMNILHARELARRLESTRVTTYAVHPGGVASNIWRSLPWIVRRALMLFLISNEEGARTQVWCATAPELASSSGRYYYDRKEARGSSLSRDAALAGELYTRTERAIADALDPTA, translated from the coding sequence GTGTTGACCGGCGACCTGCGCGGACGGACGGTCGTCGTCACCGGCGCCAGCTCCGGACTCGGACGCGCCTCCGCCATCGCGCTCGCCCGGCGCGGCGCCACCGTCGTTCTCGCGGCGCGGTCGGAAGAGCGGACCAACGCTGTGATCGACGAGATTCGCCGACTCGACGCGTCAGCCGACGTCCAGTTTCTGTCGCTCGACCTGGCGAGCTTCGCGTCGATTCGCGCCGCCGCACAGCGGCTGCTCGATTCCGGCCGGCGCATCGACGTCCTCATGAACAACGCCGGCGTCGCCGGGACCCGCGGCCTAACGCAAGAGGGGTTCGAGATCACGATCGGCACCAACTACATCGGCCCGTTCTATCTCACATCCCTGCTGCTGCCTCGCCTGCTCGAGGCGCCGCAGGGACGGATCGTCAACGTTGCCAGCGTCGCCCACGAGCGTGTGCACGCCTTCGATTGGTCGTGGCTCGACCGCCGCACCGTCGGCGCACGGAGCGGATTCAGCATGTACGCCGCGTCCAAGCTCATGAACATCCTGCACGCACGCGAGCTCGCGCGGCGCCTCGAGTCGACGCGCGTCACCACCTACGCGGTGCACCCGGGCGGCGTCGCTTCGAACATCTGGCGATCGCTGCCATGGATCGTCCGGCGCGCGCTGATGTTGTTCCTGATCTCGAACGAGGAAGGAGCGCGCACGCAGGTCTGGTGTGCCACCGCGCCCGAGCTCGCGTCGAGCTCGGGCCGGTATTACTACGACCGCAAGGAAGCGCGCGGGTCGTCGCTCTCGCGCGATGCAGCGCTCGCCGGCGAGCTCTACACCCGGACCGAGCGCGCCATCGCGGACGCACTCGATCCAACTGCCTAA
- a CDS encoding ABC transporter permease yields MTPDRRFRIDTGPHRVTRDVDDEIDFHLAMRIAKLVAAGLDPAAARVEALRQFGDASAVRAECLTIDRDRERTMRRANRMSDLWQDVSYAFRTMRNHKSVMAVMIVILALGIGANTAMFTLIDAIMLRSLAVPHPEQLVTIGDEWRTGGLSQGTPDERLASYPAYEDLRDQNTVFSGLYATGRVDFLNVTIPRAGATAAGGTGDAEHPSARYVSGNFFTVLEARPLLGRTFAADEDRTPGDDPVVVISYAYWQNRFGGERSAVGSTITINGTPMTIIGVMPRDFWGDVVGQLPNLWLPMIMQPILDPHEASLKDRTISWLLLMGRLKPGVSLGQARAQIATIYARTLLEHAGKDRVSIERNIRMKPARVLGGARGFSYYRRALASFLYTLMAAVGLVLLVVCANVANLMLSRAAARGREMSIRMALGAGRGRLLQQLLTESAMLAAIGGALGLLVAYWGSTVLLKMAAGGPHPIPVDIRPDGRILAFTAAVALVTALLFGLAPALRATRIQLASALRAQGRNVLGAGSVRVLSPGKVLVIAQVALSVLLLVTTGLLVRTTLSLLRADVGIARDQILIARVNAARSGYADARLVALMRGLIQRTSQVPGVASSTLSENGIFSGTESGTTVEVEGFTPRVDSDTVVAYDDVGPGYFTTTGAHLLRGRDIEPRDNETAPKVVVLNQTMANYYFPHGDAVGHHLSVDTTSFDIVGVVADIEEQNVRAPHVRRFYTATMQLGCEPDMRSACTSGLPGQFYLEMRARPGVDPARLVEPVRRAIRSADPSLTILSVDPLNENISDSISADLLVAKVVSAFGALALVLASLGLYGVMAYATVRRTGEFGLRMALGAQSGAMTRMVLRESMLLVVIGAVIGIPAALLAAPLLKGLLYGVSTFDPSSIGIALAAMTLTAAVAAALPALRASRVSPMEALREE; encoded by the coding sequence ATGACGCCGGATCGACGGTTCCGCATCGACACCGGTCCGCACCGCGTGACCCGCGACGTCGATGACGAGATCGATTTTCATCTCGCGATGCGCATCGCGAAGCTCGTCGCGGCGGGACTCGACCCCGCCGCGGCGCGCGTCGAGGCGCTGCGCCAGTTCGGCGACGCCTCGGCCGTACGCGCCGAATGCCTAACGATTGACCGGGACCGGGAGCGAACGATGCGACGGGCGAACCGCATGTCCGACCTGTGGCAGGACGTGTCCTACGCGTTCCGCACGATGCGCAATCATAAGAGCGTGATGGCGGTCATGATCGTGATTCTCGCGTTGGGCATCGGCGCCAACACCGCGATGTTCACGCTGATCGACGCCATCATGCTCCGGTCGCTGGCGGTGCCGCACCCCGAGCAGCTGGTGACGATCGGCGACGAGTGGCGCACGGGCGGTCTTTCGCAGGGCACGCCCGATGAGAGGCTCGCGTCCTATCCGGCATACGAGGACCTCAGGGATCAGAACACGGTGTTCTCGGGCCTGTACGCGACCGGGCGCGTGGACTTTCTGAATGTGACGATCCCGCGCGCGGGAGCCACGGCGGCCGGTGGCACGGGCGACGCCGAACATCCCTCGGCCCGCTACGTGTCGGGAAATTTCTTCACGGTGTTGGAAGCACGGCCGCTTCTCGGCCGCACGTTCGCCGCCGACGAGGACAGGACGCCCGGCGACGACCCGGTGGTCGTGATCAGCTACGCGTACTGGCAGAATCGATTCGGCGGAGAGCGATCGGCTGTCGGCTCCACGATCACCATCAACGGCACTCCGATGACGATCATCGGCGTCATGCCGCGCGACTTCTGGGGAGATGTGGTGGGACAACTCCCCAACCTGTGGTTGCCGATGATAATGCAACCGATTCTCGACCCGCACGAGGCGTCGCTCAAAGACCGGACCATCAGCTGGCTCCTGCTCATGGGCCGCCTCAAGCCCGGGGTGTCGTTAGGCCAGGCGCGCGCGCAGATCGCGACGATTTACGCACGCACGCTCCTCGAGCATGCCGGCAAGGATCGGGTCAGCATCGAACGCAACATCCGGATGAAGCCCGCACGCGTGCTGGGCGGGGCGCGCGGCTTCTCGTACTACCGGCGGGCGCTGGCGTCGTTTCTCTACACGCTCATGGCGGCGGTGGGACTCGTGCTGCTCGTGGTGTGCGCCAACGTGGCCAATCTGATGCTCTCGCGCGCCGCGGCCCGCGGGCGCGAGATGAGCATCCGCATGGCGTTGGGCGCCGGCCGCGGCCGGTTGCTGCAGCAGCTGCTCACCGAGAGCGCGATGCTCGCCGCGATCGGCGGCGCGTTAGGCCTGCTCGTCGCCTACTGGGGCAGCACCGTGCTGCTCAAGATGGCGGCCGGGGGACCGCACCCGATTCCCGTCGACATCCGGCCCGACGGCCGCATCCTCGCGTTCACCGCCGCCGTTGCGTTAGTCACGGCGCTGCTCTTCGGCCTCGCGCCGGCGCTGCGCGCGACGCGCATCCAGCTGGCGAGCGCGCTCAGGGCGCAGGGCCGTAACGTCCTCGGCGCGGGAAGCGTGCGTGTGCTGTCGCCTGGTAAAGTGCTGGTGATCGCGCAGGTGGCGCTGTCCGTGTTGCTGCTCGTCACCACCGGCCTGCTGGTGCGCACCACGCTGAGCCTGTTGCGCGCCGATGTCGGCATCGCACGCGACCAGATTCTCATCGCCCGCGTGAACGCGGCGCGCAGCGGGTATGCAGACGCGCGGCTGGTCGCGCTCATGCGCGGTCTCATCCAGCGCACGTCGCAGGTGCCGGGCGTCGCATCGAGCACCCTATCGGAGAATGGCATTTTCAGCGGCACCGAATCGGGGACCACCGTCGAGGTGGAAGGATTCACACCGCGGGTCGACTCGGACACGGTGGTCGCGTACGATGACGTCGGACCCGGATACTTCACGACCACCGGCGCGCATCTGCTCCGCGGCCGCGACATCGAGCCCCGCGACAACGAAACGGCGCCCAAAGTGGTCGTGCTGAATCAGACGATGGCGAACTACTATTTCCCGCATGGCGACGCCGTGGGCCATCACCTCAGTGTTGACACCACGTCGTTCGACATCGTCGGCGTCGTGGCCGACATCGAGGAGCAGAACGTTCGCGCGCCGCATGTGCGCCGATTCTACACGGCCACCATGCAGCTCGGCTGCGAGCCCGACATGCGGTCGGCTTGCACGTCGGGCCTTCCCGGTCAGTTCTATCTCGAGATGCGCGCCCGGCCGGGTGTCGATCCCGCGCGCCTGGTCGAGCCGGTGCGTCGCGCGATCAGGTCCGCCGATCCGTCGCTGACCATTCTGAGCGTCGATCCGCTCAACGAAAACATCAGCGATTCGATCAGCGCCGACCTGCTCGTAGCCAAAGTGGTGAGCGCGTTCGGCGCGCTCGCGCTGGTGCTGGCATCGCTCGGCCTCTACGGGGTGATGGCGTACGCGACAGTTAGGCGGACGGGGGAGTTCGGGCTGCGCATGGCCCTCGGCGCCCAGTCGGGCGCGATGACGCGCATGGTGCTGCGCGAGTCGATGCTGCTCGTGGTGATCGGCGCCGTCATCGGCATTCCCGCAGCCCTCCTGGCGGCGCCGCTGCTCAAAGGCTTGCTCTACGGCGTGAGCACGTTCGACCCGTCGTCGATCGGCATTGCGCTCGCCGCCATGACGCTGACCGCCGCGGTCGCCGCCGCGCTGCCGGCGCTGCGCGCGTCGCGGGTGTCGCCCATGGAGGCGCTCCGCGAGGAGTGA
- the mscL gene encoding large-conductance mechanosensitive channel protein MscL has protein sequence MWKDFKAFLMRGNVIDLAVGFVVGAAFGAIVKSLVDDVIMPPIGLLLGKVDFSNLYVLLHEGTKAPPPYASLADAKAAGAVTLNYGAFVNTVISFIIIAAAVFLIVRLVSKLHKAPAAPPPSTKPCPYCATDIPLAAKRCPNCTSQLAAA, from the coding sequence ATGTGGAAGGACTTCAAGGCGTTCCTCATGCGAGGCAACGTCATCGACCTGGCAGTCGGCTTCGTGGTCGGCGCGGCGTTCGGCGCGATCGTGAAGTCGCTGGTCGACGACGTGATCATGCCGCCCATCGGACTGCTGCTGGGCAAGGTGGATTTTTCGAACCTGTACGTGCTGCTGCACGAGGGGACGAAGGCTCCGCCGCCGTATGCATCGCTCGCCGACGCCAAGGCTGCCGGCGCGGTGACGCTCAACTACGGCGCTTTCGTCAATACCGTCATCTCGTTCATCATCATTGCCGCGGCGGTCTTTCTGATCGTGCGGTTGGTGAGCAAGCTGCACAAGGCGCCGGCGGCGCCGCCGCCGTCGACCAAACCCTGTCCGTACTGCGCGACGGACATTCCGCTGGCGGCCAAGCGGTGCCCGAACTGCACGTCGCAGCTGGCGGCTGCCTAA
- a CDS encoding ATP-binding cassette domain-containing protein, with product MVEVKGVTYRVGGPNGPRILDDVTARFDACKFNVILGPNGAGKSTLLRVATGLLRPSAGDVRYGDRPVTAFGADELARTRAVLSQHVELAFPLPAEEVVLIGRYPHYGAAPTSRDREIVSRALEIVGMTEKRRQPYPTLSGGEQQKVQLARVLAQIWNLDDSHEHKYLFLDEPTSSLDVHYQLHLLDVARDLLAHNCTVIAVLHDLNVAFQYGEHLFVIDGGRIAYETSDASAISAELVERVFRVRATRVGEGGRTTWRFSL from the coding sequence ATGGTTGAAGTGAAAGGCGTCACGTACCGTGTCGGGGGCCCGAACGGCCCGCGCATTCTCGACGACGTGACGGCGCGCTTCGACGCGTGCAAGTTCAACGTCATTCTCGGGCCTAACGGCGCCGGCAAGTCGACGCTGCTGCGCGTGGCCACCGGCCTGCTGCGCCCATCGGCCGGCGACGTGCGATATGGTGATCGCCCCGTCACCGCGTTCGGCGCCGATGAGCTCGCGCGGACGCGCGCGGTGTTGTCGCAGCACGTGGAGCTCGCGTTCCCGCTTCCCGCCGAGGAGGTGGTGCTCATAGGGCGCTACCCGCACTACGGCGCAGCACCGACGAGCCGAGATCGCGAGATCGTGTCGCGCGCGCTCGAGATCGTCGGCATGACGGAGAAGCGGCGACAGCCGTATCCGACGTTGTCCGGCGGCGAGCAGCAGAAGGTGCAGTTGGCACGCGTGCTCGCGCAGATCTGGAATCTCGACGACTCACACGAGCACAAGTACCTGTTCCTCGATGAACCGACATCGAGCCTCGACGTGCACTATCAGCTGCACCTGCTCGATGTCGCTCGTGACTTGCTCGCGCACAACTGCACGGTGATCGCCGTGCTTCACGACCTCAACGTCGCATTTCAGTATGGCGAGCACTTGTTCGTGATCGACGGCGGCCGGATCGCGTACGAGACGTCGGATGCATCGGCAATCTCCGCGGAGCTCGTCGAGCGCGTGTTTCGTGTGCGGGCGACGCGGGTGGGTGAGGGCGGGCGTACGACCTGGCGCTTCAGTCTGTAG